In Streptomyces sp. NBC_00414, a single window of DNA contains:
- a CDS encoding YqjF family protein, protein MSITSSVPEPITPDAPVALHRPLLTQQWLDLAFVHWAVDPAVVAGLLPAGTAPDTLDGVTFVGLVAFRMHRVGWLRLPGVPYFGSFPETNVRLYSVDEYGRRGVVFRSMDASRLLPVVMGRLGFRLPYVWSRMSVRTGEDTVAYTSERRLPGPRGAYSRLVVRPGERIAEPTGLEHFLTARWGMHKPFLGEAGFLPNDHPRWPLHRATLVECEENLVRAAGLPAPTGDPVSVLYSPGVPVRLGRATAGPPRG, encoded by the coding sequence GTGTCGATCACCTCGTCCGTACCGGAACCCATCACGCCCGACGCCCCGGTCGCACTCCACCGTCCGCTGCTCACCCAGCAGTGGCTGGACCTGGCCTTCGTGCACTGGGCCGTGGATCCGGCGGTCGTGGCGGGGCTGCTGCCGGCCGGCACCGCCCCTGACACCCTGGACGGCGTCACCTTCGTCGGCCTGGTCGCCTTTCGTATGCACCGGGTGGGCTGGCTGCGGCTGCCGGGCGTGCCCTACTTCGGCTCCTTCCCGGAGACCAACGTGCGGCTGTACTCGGTGGACGAGTACGGGCGGCGGGGTGTGGTCTTCCGGTCCATGGACGCCTCCCGGCTCCTGCCGGTGGTCATGGGCCGCCTCGGTTTCCGCCTGCCGTACGTGTGGTCCCGCATGTCGGTGCGGACCGGCGAGGACACGGTCGCCTACACCAGCGAGCGGCGCCTGCCGGGTCCGCGTGGCGCGTACAGCCGTCTCGTCGTCAGGCCCGGGGAGCGCATCGCGGAGCCGACCGGACTCGAACACTTCCTGACCGCCCGGTGGGGCATGCACAAGCCGTTCCTCGGTGAGGCGGGATTCCTGCCCAACGACCATCCGCGCTGGCCGCTGCACCGCGCGACGCTGGTCGAGTGCGAGGAGAACCTCGTCCGGGCGGCCGGTCTGCCGGCGCCGACCGGCGATCCGGTGAGCGTGCTGTACTCGCCGGGAGTCCCCGTGCGCCTCGGCCGCGCGACGGCGGGCCCGCCGCGCGGGTGA
- a CDS encoding SpoIIE family protein phosphatase, which produces MTGRAEHETRAPGRLDSLLTGITTEAISAAGGFAGGVYLRSGTPGLLRLAVLSGLPGPLFRPWWRLHVDRRFPVADAFRLGVQVVLPDATETMRRYPQFAAGLPFQFGSLYVPVVGKSTTYGVLTILRPSASDATEVLPDRDRMAQLAEDLGQALWKLEEDGGPDVAWDGEPLCVRPPATHPPAGRIGRFTWDPASDVVTADSRLHALLGVAPGRSTDTPQALAEAVAAADSHQILTALRETAAGRPPPLPLPVHASDGSLRLLELWNPEDPPVSTEPRAVRGLVLDPDIGSAADGAADLLPQGVFCLDRLGLIVYANEQAARLLGRPRTRLLGRPLGEEAPWLERSAYEDHLREALLSLEPVHFHVVRPLRYGEDPPPEPHGGGDWLAVSVYPGADILTCTVVPANRMADPAPGPAPSPEGPEGPAAGVTSMAPLYRPIVLAIALTEAVTARQVSAVVMQELLPAFGGGRLAIYLLQDRHLYLAWETGFPQGFLARFEGVGLDARLPGVETLTTGRPMFFESMQQLAAAYPGVPLDATEGSRAFLPLIASGRPVGSCILGFDRPRGFSTEERTVLTALAGLIAHAMEKAQRYDTEAALARGLQQALLPRRLSAHPQLETVGRYLPGTQGMDVGGDWYDVVESGDGLALVIGDVQGHGVQAAATMGQLRSAVRAFALGDRPPDEVMSGTNHLLIDLDPGLFASCCYIRLDPLTGVARVARAGHLPPIIRYPDGRTHVLDIPGGVVLGVDPQAHYPVTDLQLDPGAILALYTDGLVERPGVDIDEGITALRVALARAGSPAGRPGGRSLAGVADRLTARARHVANRPDDIALLLATRRSKPGRPR; this is translated from the coding sequence ATGACTGGGAGAGCCGAGCACGAGACCCGGGCTCCCGGACGCCTGGACTCGCTGCTCACCGGGATCACCACCGAGGCGATCAGCGCGGCCGGTGGTTTCGCGGGCGGCGTGTACCTGCGCTCCGGTACACCCGGTCTGTTGCGGCTCGCCGTGCTCTCCGGGCTGCCCGGACCGCTGTTCCGCCCCTGGTGGCGGCTGCATGTGGACCGCAGGTTCCCGGTGGCGGACGCCTTCCGGCTGGGCGTCCAGGTGGTCCTCCCGGACGCCACGGAAACGATGCGCCGCTACCCCCAGTTCGCGGCCGGCCTGCCGTTCCAGTTCGGATCCCTGTACGTGCCCGTCGTGGGCAAGTCGACGACGTACGGCGTGCTGACCATTCTGCGTCCCTCGGCGTCGGACGCCACCGAGGTGCTGCCCGACCGGGACCGCATGGCACAGCTGGCCGAGGATCTGGGACAGGCCCTGTGGAAGCTGGAGGAGGACGGCGGGCCCGACGTCGCCTGGGACGGCGAACCGCTCTGCGTGCGCCCGCCGGCCACGCACCCTCCCGCCGGGCGCATAGGACGCTTCACCTGGGACCCGGCGTCCGACGTCGTGACCGCTGACAGCCGTCTGCACGCCCTGCTCGGCGTGGCGCCCGGCAGGTCCACGGACACCCCGCAGGCGCTCGCGGAGGCCGTGGCCGCCGCCGACTCCCATCAGATCCTGACCGCGTTACGGGAGACCGCCGCCGGGAGACCGCCGCCCCTTCCCCTGCCGGTGCACGCCTCCGACGGCAGCCTGCGGCTGCTGGAACTCTGGAACCCCGAGGACCCGCCCGTATCGACGGAGCCTCGCGCCGTCCGGGGTCTCGTCCTCGATCCGGACATCGGGTCGGCGGCCGACGGCGCGGCCGATCTGCTCCCCCAGGGAGTGTTCTGCCTCGACCGGCTGGGACTCATCGTCTACGCGAACGAGCAGGCCGCCCGGCTCCTGGGGCGCCCGCGGACACGGCTCCTGGGCCGGCCCCTCGGTGAGGAGGCGCCCTGGCTGGAGCGGTCCGCCTACGAGGACCATCTGCGCGAAGCCCTGCTGTCCCTGGAACCGGTGCACTTCCACGTCGTACGACCCCTCCGGTACGGCGAGGACCCGCCCCCGGAACCGCACGGCGGTGGTGACTGGCTGGCGGTGTCCGTCTATCCCGGGGCCGACATCCTGACCTGCACCGTCGTGCCGGCCAACCGGATGGCCGACCCGGCACCCGGGCCGGCGCCCTCACCCGAGGGGCCCGAGGGGCCGGCCGCCGGAGTCACCTCCATGGCGCCGCTGTACCGGCCGATCGTCCTCGCGATCGCGCTGACCGAGGCCGTCACCGCGCGCCAGGTGTCCGCGGTCGTGATGCAGGAACTACTTCCCGCCTTCGGCGGCGGCCGGCTCGCCATCTACCTGCTCCAGGACCGGCACCTCTACCTGGCCTGGGAGACGGGCTTCCCCCAGGGGTTCCTCGCGCGGTTCGAAGGGGTCGGCCTCGACGCGCGGCTGCCGGGCGTGGAGACCCTCACCACCGGCCGCCCGATGTTCTTCGAGTCGATGCAGCAGCTCGCGGCGGCCTACCCGGGCGTGCCCCTCGACGCGACGGAGGGCTCCCGGGCGTTCCTGCCCCTCATCGCCTCCGGACGTCCGGTCGGCTCCTGCATCCTGGGCTTCGACCGCCCCAGGGGCTTCAGCACCGAGGAACGTACGGTGCTCACGGCCCTCGCCGGGCTGATCGCCCACGCCATGGAGAAGGCCCAGCGCTACGACACCGAGGCCGCCCTCGCCCGGGGCCTGCAGCAGGCACTCCTTCCCCGGCGCCTCTCCGCGCATCCGCAGCTGGAGACCGTCGGCCGCTATCTGCCGGGCACACAGGGGATGGACGTGGGCGGGGACTGGTACGACGTCGTCGAGTCGGGCGACGGCCTCGCGCTGGTCATCGGCGACGTCCAGGGGCACGGCGTCCAGGCGGCCGCCACGATGGGTCAACTGCGCAGTGCCGTCAGGGCTTTCGCGCTCGGTGACCGGCCGCCGGACGAGGTCATGAGCGGCACCAACCATCTCCTGATCGACCTCGACCCCGGTCTGTTCGCCAGTTGCTGCTACATCCGGCTGGATCCGCTCACCGGTGTGGCCCGGGTGGCGCGGGCAGGGCACCTGCCGCCGATCATCCGCTACCCGGACGGCCGTACCCACGTCCTGGACATCCCCGGCGGTGTGGTCCTCGGGGTCGATCCGCAGGCCCACTACCCGGTGACGGACCTGCAGCTGGACCCCGGCGCCATCCTCGCGCTCTACACGGACGGGCTGGTGGAGCGGCCCGGCGTCGACATCGACGAGGGCATCACCGCGCTGCGCGTCGCACTGGCCAGGGCCGGTTCCCCCGCCGGCCGCCCGGGGGGCCGCTCGCTCGCGGGGGTCGCGGACCGGCTCACCGCGAGGGCCAGACACGTGGCCAACCGCCCCGACGACATAGCGCTCCTGCTCGCCACACGCCGTTCGAAGCCCGGCCGGCCCCGCTGA